The following coding sequences lie in one Bacteroidota bacterium genomic window:
- a CDS encoding T9SS type A sorting domain-containing protein — protein sequence MKNLLRIYPVRLRLGWILVVLATFAFGHTYAQNLAIDFGRSENKAQVIEDNTSKTRISITYSGAASFDVQTEKGNFSELVIPGAYWTGALGTPKLPASKYLIEVPFGAEVDVKVINYTVSEYKLSDYGITNMLMPNQPSLRKDQSPEDVPFEYDATTYKKDAFVTPELATVEVLGVLRSYRIARLTVSPVSYNPVLGTIRVINDIELELIYTGADEALTEYVKASTWSPYFEPIRQSLLNGQSRQNYPNHPDLTKYPVKYLIVSDRMFENDLQPFIAWKKKKGFNVIVAYTDVIGTTYAQIQSYVHAQYNAGTPTDPAPSFVLFVGDTPQIPATTGSASQKMTDLYYASVDGDMFPEMYYGRFSARNSAHLIPQIEKTLYYEQYQFSDPTYLNKTTLIAGADGTWNPRVGQPTIHYATQNYYNAAHGFTDVYTYLTSYAGCYDPSRIAVGFINYTAHCSETSWGDPQLTQTMVNNFTNQDKYPLAIGNCCLAADFGYAECIGETWMRAPNKGSVVYIGSSPSSYWFEDFYWAVGAFPIVGTNNGYVPTYAETTWGAYDAPFVSDYVSAGGTVMVGNLAVTEVHVQGYPSHSSPLYYWQAYNVLGDPSVVIYQTEGDDNVVSHLPILPIGLTTYEVTALPGSYVAISKDGVLHGSALVGPSGVIEVPIEPVLSGGDVDIVVTKPQYKPYMVQVPAAALVGPYVVLDSYVINDAAGNNNGLADYGENISLHMTVKNVGADPSGPLTVTVTGTNQYVTLTSAATQNFPATPSGSTTTVDNAFSFSIADFVPDQHVAAFQLQITDGSATWTSNLRITLQAPVLAINQAIEVLDTGGNGNGILDPGESGILKVTVKNNGNSAIQNVSLTMVSANPMLVINTPTVTQPAIAAQSQAVLEFAVSTDPTSPIGNPANLTLTAQGGPQNLYTATQNSVVVIGLIPEYNMTNGSASTCVGKFYDSGGPNGQYGNNENFTFTFNPFTPGSMIRATFNSFDVENNYDKLYIYNGPDDNSPQLPGSPFTGTTSPGIVTAQNASGALTFKFTSDGSVTKAGWYADISCYVPNSPPNCATNPVPAENATNVSVATVLSWTAADATSFDVYFGITPNPPFVANVTVNQYQTNLQTNTTYFWKVVPKNQIGPATGCQEWTFTTGGPEYLMANTTVTVSNGSFYDTGGPNGQYQNNENLTMTFMPSQAGAPLKFTFTAFDTENNYDKLWIYNGPDVNAPQFPGSPFMGTVSPGTITSSHPSGAVTFRFVSDNSITRAGWVANFVTMGPLGANPAAYPPEICEGSAAILNAHASGGSGNYTYSWTPTTGLSNPNIANPVATPTETTTYTVTVSDGTTQSSGQVTLAVHNIQPVELGQDTTLCIWESITFDATTSNAVSYLWMPGGVTTPTMTCVGSEMGAGSHTISVTVTDVNGCTTTDQVVVTFDICSFIGENDQALKVLIHPNPAVNVLNIQLSGNAANVSYYLLNYQGQKVFAKEQITVNGIYNNQIDLQHLAKGVYYIRLQSGTATTVKKVVVQ from the coding sequence ATGAAAAATTTATTACGAATCTATCCGGTACGGTTGCGACTGGGCTGGATATTGGTTGTGTTGGCAACCTTCGCATTTGGTCACACTTATGCACAAAACCTGGCCATTGATTTCGGTCGTTCCGAAAACAAGGCACAGGTGATTGAGGACAATACCTCAAAAACCCGTATTTCCATTACTTACTCCGGTGCGGCAAGTTTTGATGTGCAAACCGAGAAAGGCAACTTTTCGGAACTTGTTATCCCGGGTGCTTACTGGACCGGTGCCCTTGGCACGCCAAAGCTTCCGGCATCCAAATACCTCATTGAGGTGCCGTTCGGAGCTGAGGTGGATGTGAAAGTTATCAACTATACTGTGAGTGAGTACAAACTGTCCGATTATGGCATCACCAATATGCTGATGCCCAACCAGCCTTCGCTGCGCAAGGACCAGTCGCCCGAAGATGTTCCTTTCGAATACGATGCCACCACTTACAAAAAGGATGCCTTTGTAACCCCCGAACTGGCTACGGTAGAGGTGCTGGGTGTGTTGCGCAGCTATCGGATTGCCCGCCTGACAGTTTCGCCGGTGAGCTACAATCCTGTGCTGGGAACCATCCGGGTGATCAACGACATTGAACTCGAGCTCATTTACACCGGTGCCGACGAAGCCCTGACCGAGTATGTCAAGGCTTCCACCTGGTCGCCTTATTTCGAACCGATCAGGCAAAGCCTGCTCAATGGGCAGTCGCGTCAGAATTATCCCAACCATCCCGACCTGACCAAGTATCCCGTGAAATACCTTATCGTTTCCGACCGTATGTTCGAAAACGATTTGCAGCCTTTCATTGCATGGAAAAAGAAAAAAGGGTTCAATGTGATTGTTGCCTACACAGATGTGATTGGCACCACCTATGCCCAGATTCAAAGCTACGTGCATGCCCAATACAATGCCGGCACCCCAACCGATCCGGCACCCTCTTTCGTGCTTTTCGTCGGCGACACCCCGCAGATACCTGCAACTACAGGCTCGGCTTCGCAAAAAATGACCGACCTCTATTATGCCAGCGTGGACGGAGACATGTTCCCTGAAATGTATTACGGCCGTTTCTCTGCCCGCAACTCTGCACACCTGATTCCGCAGATTGAAAAAACCCTGTATTACGAACAATACCAGTTCAGCGACCCGACCTATCTGAACAAAACCACCCTGATTGCCGGAGCCGATGGCACCTGGAACCCGCGTGTGGGCCAGCCCACCATCCATTATGCCACTCAGAATTACTACAACGCAGCTCATGGATTTACTGACGTTTACACTTATCTGACCAGCTATGCCGGCTGCTATGATCCATCGCGTATTGCTGTAGGATTTATCAACTATACTGCCCACTGTTCCGAAACTTCTTGGGGCGACCCTCAGCTTACTCAGACCATGGTGAACAATTTCACCAACCAGGATAAATATCCGCTGGCCATTGGCAACTGCTGCCTGGCCGCTGACTTTGGTTATGCAGAATGTATAGGCGAGACCTGGATGCGTGCACCCAACAAAGGCTCGGTAGTTTACATCGGTTCATCGCCCAGCTCGTATTGGTTCGAAGACTTTTACTGGGCTGTAGGCGCCTTCCCCATCGTGGGCACAAACAATGGTTATGTACCCACTTATGCCGAAACCACCTGGGGAGCCTACGATGCCCCCTTTGTGAGCGATTATGTGAGCGCCGGTGGTACAGTGATGGTCGGCAACCTGGCTGTGACCGAAGTACATGTCCAGGGTTATCCCAGCCACTCAAGCCCGTTGTATTACTGGCAGGCTTACAACGTGTTGGGCGACCCGTCGGTAGTGATTTACCAGACCGAGGGGGACGACAACGTAGTTTCTCATCTACCTATCCTTCCGATTGGACTGACTACCTATGAAGTAACTGCCCTCCCCGGATCTTACGTAGCCATCAGCAAAGACGGCGTGCTTCATGGTTCGGCGCTTGTAGGACCATCGGGCGTAATTGAAGTCCCGATCGAACCCGTACTTTCGGGTGGCGATGTGGACATTGTCGTTACAAAACCTCAGTATAAGCCCTACATGGTTCAGGTGCCCGCTGCAGCCCTTGTTGGCCCTTATGTAGTGCTCGATTCGTATGTGATCAACGATGCAGCAGGAAACAACAACGGCCTGGCCGATTATGGCGAAAACATCTCGCTCCACATGACCGTTAAGAATGTGGGTGCAGATCCTTCAGGCCCGCTCACCGTTACAGTTACCGGCACCAACCAATATGTTACACTCACAAGCGCTGCCACACAGAATTTCCCTGCTACACCCAGTGGTTCAACCACCACAGTGGATAATGCTTTCAGCTTCAGCATTGCCGATTTTGTACCCGACCAGCATGTAGCTGCTTTCCAGCTGCAAATTACCGATGGTTCGGCCACCTGGACATCCAACCTGCGCATTACCCTGCAGGCTCCGGTACTGGCCATCAATCAGGCTATTGAAGTTCTTGACACTGGCGGAAACGGAAACGGCATCCTCGACCCGGGCGAGTCGGGCATTCTTAAAGTTACTGTAAAAAACAACGGCAACAGCGCCATCCAGAATGTCAGCCTGACCATGGTTTCGGCCAATCCGATGCTCGTGATCAACACCCCGACCGTGACACAGCCCGCCATTGCAGCGCAGTCGCAGGCCGTGCTCGAATTCGCTGTGAGCACGGATCCCACATCACCGATCGGAAATCCTGCAAACCTGACACTCACCGCTCAGGGTGGCCCGCAAAATCTCTACACAGCCACACAAAACAGCGTGGTAGTGATTGGATTAATACCCGAATACAATATGACCAACGGTTCGGCCAGCACCTGCGTGGGCAAATTCTACGATTCCGGCGGGCCGAATGGTCAGTATGGCAACAACGAAAACTTCACCTTTACTTTCAATCCATTCACCCCCGGCTCCATGATCAGGGCCACATTCAACAGCTTTGATGTTGAAAATAACTACGATAAGCTTTACATCTACAACGGTCCTGATGACAATTCCCCTCAGCTTCCCGGAAGTCCTTTCACCGGTACCACGAGCCCGGGCATTGTTACCGCACAGAACGCCAGCGGTGCGCTTACCTTTAAGTTTACATCCGATGGGTCGGTAACCAAAGCCGGATGGTATGCTGATATCAGTTGCTACGTACCCAACAGCCCGCCAAACTGCGCCACCAACCCGGTGCCTGCTGAAAACGCCACCAATGTGAGTGTGGCTACCGTGTTGAGCTGGACTGCTGCAGATGCTACTTCGTTCGATGTGTATTTTGGTATCACCCCCAACCCACCTTTTGTGGCCAATGTAACAGTTAATCAATACCAGACCAACCTGCAGACCAATACCACCTATTTCTGGAAAGTGGTACCCAAGAACCAAATCGGGCCGGCCACAGGCTGCCAGGAATGGACATTTACAACAGGCGGACCCGAATACCTGATGGCCAACACCACAGTCACTGTTTCGAACGGTTCGTTTTATGACACTGGTGGCCCCAATGGTCAGTATCAGAATAACGAGAACCTGACCATGACTTTTATGCCATCCCAGGCTGGGGCTCCGCTCAAATTTACCTTCACGGCTTTCGATACGGAAAACAACTACGACAAGCTTTGGATCTATAACGGTCCGGACGTCAACGCTCCTCAATTCCCCGGAAGCCCGTTCATGGGCACTGTAAGTCCGGGCACGATTACCTCGTCACACCCCAGCGGTGCGGTCACTTTCAGGTTTGTTTCGGACAACTCTATCACCCGTGCCGGCTGGGTTGCCAACTTTGTGACGATGGGACCACTTGGCGCCAACCCCGCAGCCTATCCGCCGGAAATCTGTGAGGGCAGCGCTGCGATTCTCAACGCTCATGCCTCGGGCGGCAGTGGCAACTACACATACAGCTGGACACCCACCACAGGCCTCAGCAACCCCAACATCGCTAACCCTGTAGCTACGCCTACTGAAACTACGACCTACACCGTTACCGTATCGGATGGCACCACACAAAGCTCCGGACAAGTGACACTTGCCGTGCACAATATCCAACCCGTCGAGCTGGGTCAGGACACCACCCTCTGCATCTGGGAATCCATTACTTTCGATGCTACCACTTCAAATGCCGTATCCTATTTGTGGATGCCCGGCGGTGTAACCACGCCAACCATGACATGTGTGGGCAGCGAAATGGGTGCCGGATCGCATACCATAAGCGTTACAGTGACTGACGTCAATGGATGTACAACAACCGATCAGGTGGTTGTTACTTTCGACATCTGCTCCTTCATCGGTGAAAACGACCAGGCGCTCAAAGTGCTGATTCACCCCAACCCTGCTGTGAATGTGCTCAACATTCAACTTAGTGGTAATGCTGCCAATGTTTCTTACTACCTGCTCAACTATCAGGGACAGAAAGTCTTTGCCAAAGAACAGATCACAGTAAACGGCATTTACAACAACCAGATTGACCTCCAGCACCTGGCCAAAGGCGTTTATTACATCCGCCTGCAATCAGGTACCGCAACCACTGTTAAAAAAGTAGTCGTTCAATAA
- the fahA gene encoding fumarylacetoacetase, whose protein sequence is MNPVSWIEIPGGSDFTLDNIPFGIIRQGEHVAPATRIGNTIADLSVLADFGFFDDLDIPDLSVFYQPVLNDFIALGRQKTSQVRNRLIELFSADCPHLRDQADVCRLALHPAESCENLLPVHIGDYTDFYSSIDHATNVGKMFRDPANALLPNWKHLPVGYHGRSSSIVVSGTNIHRPKGQTRPDDSQPPVFGPTKQLDFELETAFVVCSDTGLGDTVNVRQAEDYIFGLVLFNDLSARDIQKWEYVPLGPFLSKSFGSVISPWIVTLDALEPFRIDSPAQDPVPLPYLQHTGRNHFDVQLEVYLQPEGLPATRICRSNMKHLYWSMAQQLAHQTINGCNIRTGDLYASGTISGPEPDSFGSMLELCWKGTKPLILPDGSRRIFIHDNDTIILKGFAEKDGKRIGFGECKTTILPAKDQA, encoded by the coding sequence ATGAACCCTGTTTCGTGGATAGAAATCCCCGGCGGAAGCGACTTCACGCTGGACAACATCCCCTTTGGCATCATCCGTCAGGGCGAGCACGTGGCACCTGCCACACGCATTGGCAACACCATAGCCGATTTGTCGGTGCTGGCCGACTTTGGTTTTTTCGACGACCTCGACATCCCCGACCTCAGTGTGTTCTATCAGCCCGTGCTCAACGACTTCATTGCCCTTGGCCGGCAGAAAACCTCACAGGTGCGCAACCGGCTGATCGAACTTTTTTCTGCTGATTGTCCGCACCTGCGCGACCAGGCGGATGTGTGCAGGCTGGCACTCCATCCTGCCGAAAGCTGCGAAAACCTGCTGCCGGTGCACATAGGCGATTACACCGATTTCTACTCCAGCATTGACCATGCCACCAATGTAGGCAAAATGTTTCGCGACCCGGCCAACGCCCTGCTCCCCAACTGGAAACATCTGCCGGTAGGATACCATGGCCGCAGCTCATCCATAGTGGTATCGGGCACAAACATCCACCGCCCGAAAGGACAAACCCGACCCGACGATTCCCAGCCCCCCGTTTTCGGGCCTACAAAACAACTTGATTTTGAGCTCGAAACGGCCTTTGTGGTGTGTAGCGACACCGGACTGGGCGACACGGTGAACGTGCGCCAGGCCGAAGACTACATATTCGGGCTTGTGCTGTTTAACGACCTATCGGCACGCGACATCCAGAAGTGGGAATATGTGCCACTCGGCCCTTTTCTGTCAAAAAGCTTTGGTTCGGTGATTTCGCCCTGGATCGTGACCCTCGATGCCCTGGAGCCATTCCGGATAGACTCGCCTGCGCAGGATCCGGTTCCCCTGCCCTACCTGCAACACACCGGCCGCAATCATTTCGATGTGCAACTGGAGGTTTACCTCCAGCCCGAGGGCTTGCCAGCCACACGCATCTGCCGTTCGAACATGAAACACCTCTACTGGAGCATGGCCCAACAATTGGCCCATCAGACCATCAACGGGTGCAACATCCGCACCGGCGACCTTTACGCTTCGGGCACCATCAGTGGTCCGGAGCCCGACTCTTTCGGCTCGATGCTCGAACTCTGCTGGAAAGGCACCAAACCCCTCATCCTCCCTGATGGCAGCAGACGCATTTTTATCCACGACAACGACACCATCATTTTAAAAGGTTTTGCCGAGAAAGACGGCAAACGCATCGGATTCGGCGAATGCAAGACCACCATACTGCCCGCAAAAGACCAGGCATGA
- a CDS encoding flavin reductase family protein — MKTLDASAIAQNYLHRIMLGTIAPRPIAFASTVDAAGNENLAPFSFFNAFGVNPGTLIFSPSRRGRDNTTKHTYENLLEVPEVVINIVTYEMVQQMSLASCEFPKGISEFVKAGFTPLPSERIRPPRVKESPVQYECKVRQIIETGTGPGAGNLVICDILLVHLDEDILSPEGEIDPTKINQVGRLGGDYYVKVDDYSRFVVPKPNVHNGIGIDALPEYIRYSPLLTGNELGMLGNLSRFPSNEELEAVQQNPVSTSGLPLRTEDIFAHAKKLLAQGNAPQALAWLIACMPKP, encoded by the coding sequence ATGAAAACACTCGACGCATCGGCCATCGCACAGAATTACCTGCACCGCATCATGCTGGGCACCATCGCCCCACGGCCAATAGCTTTTGCCAGCACAGTTGATGCTGCCGGAAACGAGAACCTTGCACCGTTCAGCTTTTTCAACGCTTTCGGGGTCAATCCGGGGACGCTGATTTTTTCGCCTTCACGCCGCGGTCGCGACAATACCACAAAACACACCTATGAAAACCTGCTGGAAGTACCCGAAGTGGTCATCAACATCGTCACATATGAGATGGTTCAGCAAATGAGCCTGGCCAGTTGCGAGTTTCCCAAAGGCATCAGCGAATTTGTCAAAGCAGGTTTTACCCCACTCCCTTCGGAACGCATCAGGCCGCCAAGGGTCAAAGAATCCCCGGTGCAATATGAGTGCAAGGTGCGTCAGATCATCGAAACAGGCACCGGGCCGGGAGCAGGCAACCTGGTAATTTGCGATATCCTGCTTGTGCACCTCGATGAAGATATCCTCAGCCCGGAAGGCGAGATCGACCCCACCAAAATCAACCAGGTGGGGCGGTTGGGTGGAGACTATTATGTGAAAGTGGACGATTATTCCCGCTTTGTTGTGCCAAAACCCAATGTGCACAACGGCATCGGTATTGACGCGCTTCCCGAATACATCCGCTACAGCCCCCTGCTTACCGGAAATGAACTAGGTATGCTGGGCAACCTCAGCCGTTTCCCTTCGAACGAAGAACTCGAAGCCGTGCAGCAAAACCCGGTATCAACAAGCGGGCTGCCCCTGCGGACCGAAGATATTTTTGCACATGCCAAAAAGCTGCTTGCGCAAGGCAATGCCCCACAGGCCCTGGCATGGCTCATTGCCTGTATGCCAAAGCCTTAA
- the hppD gene encoding 4-hydroxyphenylpyruvate dioxygenase codes for MQQNDFLPINGTDYVEFYVGNAKQAAHFYQTAFGFQPVAYAGLETGLKDRASYVLRQGKITFVLTTALTPDSPIAEHHRMHGDGIKVIALWVDDARKAWKETTGRGARSYMEPNVLIDEWGEVVLSGIHTYGETVHIFVERKNYFGPFMPGFRKWEPSYRPPEVGLKYVDHIVGNVGWGEMNRWVKFYQEVMGFEQLVSFDDKDISTEYTALMSKVMANDNMRIKFPINEPAEGKKKSQIEEYIEFYRGPGAQHVAMATDNIIETISQLRSRGVEFLHVPDAYYDTVIERVKAIDEDLETLKKLRILVDRDEDGYLLQLFTKPVEDRPTVFFEIIQRKGAKSFGKGNFKALFEAIELEQANRGTL; via the coding sequence ATGCAGCAGAACGATTTTTTGCCCATCAACGGCACCGATTATGTAGAATTTTACGTAGGCAATGCCAAACAAGCCGCCCATTTTTACCAGACAGCTTTTGGTTTTCAGCCCGTTGCTTATGCCGGACTCGAAACCGGCCTGAAAGACCGCGCCTCTTACGTGCTCAGGCAAGGCAAAATAACTTTTGTACTCACCACAGCCCTGACACCAGATTCGCCCATAGCCGAGCACCATCGCATGCATGGCGACGGCATCAAGGTGATTGCCCTATGGGTGGACGACGCCCGCAAAGCCTGGAAAGAAACCACCGGCAGGGGCGCCCGCTCCTACATGGAACCCAACGTATTGATTGACGAATGGGGCGAAGTGGTGCTGAGTGGCATCCACACTTACGGCGAAACGGTTCACATCTTTGTGGAACGTAAAAACTATTTCGGGCCGTTTATGCCCGGTTTCAGAAAATGGGAACCTTCCTACAGGCCTCCGGAAGTGGGGCTGAAATATGTTGACCACATCGTTGGCAATGTGGGCTGGGGCGAGATGAACCGCTGGGTAAAGTTTTATCAGGAAGTGATGGGATTCGAACAGCTCGTCTCGTTCGACGACAAAGATATCTCGACCGAATATACAGCCCTGATGAGCAAGGTGATGGCCAACGACAACATGCGCATCAAATTCCCCATCAACGAACCAGCAGAAGGAAAAAAGAAATCACAAATTGAAGAATACATAGAGTTTTACCGGGGGCCGGGCGCGCAACACGTGGCCATGGCCACCGACAACATTATTGAGACCATCAGCCAGCTGCGCAGTCGCGGGGTTGAGTTTTTGCATGTGCCTGATGCATACTACGATACGGTGATCGAACGGGTAAAAGCCATTGACGAAGACCTTGAAACCCTCAAAAAACTCCGCATACTGGTTGATCGCGATGAAGACGGATACCTGCTTCAGCTTTTCACCAAACCTGTGGAAGACCGCCCCACGGTATTCTTCGAAATCATTCAGCGCAAAGGGGCAAAGTCGTTCGGGAAAGGCAATTTCAAAGCTTTGTTCGAAGCTATTGAACTCGAGCAGGCAAATCGCGGAACCCTTTAA